In Primulina eburnea isolate SZY01 chromosome 14, ASM2296580v1, whole genome shotgun sequence, the following proteins share a genomic window:
- the LOC140813180 gene encoding nitrate reductase [NADH] 2-like: protein MAASVEKQTSLSKLPRPFKSSSTTHHRPGSPVRGYSIPTASTDFTFPKISTNNDLSVDYSSDDSNDDDDDEKKHILAIKKANAEVEPSVIDSRDESTADNWVERNSSMVRLTGKHPFNAEAPLPRLMHHGFITPVPLHYVRNHGPVPKASWREWTIEVSGLVKRPTIFTMDQLVKEFPSKEFPVTLVCAGNRRKEQNMVKKTIGFNWGAAGISTSVWRGVPLCSVLKRCGIFSKKKGALNVCFEGAEDLPGGGGSKYGTSLKKQMAIDPSRDILLAYMQNGERLSPDHGFPVRVIIPGFIGGRMVKWLKRIIVTTKESESYYHYRDNRVLPSHVDAELANAEAWWYKPEYIINELNINSVITTPCHEEILPINSWTTQRPYTLRGYAYSGGGKKVTRVEVTMDGGETWHVSSLDHPEKPNKYGKYWCWCFWSLEVEVLDILGAKEIAVRAWDETLNTQPEKLIWNLMGMMNNCWFRVKTNVCKPHKGEIGIVFEHPTQPGNQSGGWMAKESHLEKSSNDAQTLKKSTSTPFMNTNSKMFSESEVKKNNSADSAWIIVHGQVYDCTRFLKEHPGGTDSILINAGTDCTEEFDAIHSDKAKKMLEEYRIGELMTTGYASADSSPNNSVHGPPGDLNLKSIKESMRSVALVPRQKTPCKLVAKTILSHDVRLFRFAFPNEDQVLGLPVGKHIFICATIDEKLCMRAYTPSSSVDTIGYFELVVKIYFKGVNPKFPNGGLMTQYLDSMELGSFIDVKGPLGHIEYTGKGNFLVHGKQKFAKKLAMIAGGSGITPIYQVMQAILKDGDDKTEMYVVYANRTEDDILLRAELDEWAEKHPERVKLWYVLSKPEKEGWRYSRGHVTEDILREHIPEASEYSLALACGPPAMLQFAVSPNLEKMGYPKDSLLVF, encoded by the exons ATGGCGGCCTCCGTCGAGAAACAGACCAGTTTGTCCAAATTACCCCGCCCATTCAAATCCAGTTCAACAACCCATCACCGGCCGGGCTCCCCGGTCCGCGGTTACAGCATCCCTACGGCCTCTACAGATTTCACATTTCCAAAAATATCCACGAATAACGATTTGAGTGTAGATTATTCATCCGATGATTCTAATGACGATGACGATGACGAAAAGAAACATATATTAGCCATTAAGAAAGCGAACGCCGAGGTAGAACCGTCTGTTATTGACTCAAGAGACGAGTCCACAGCCGACAACTGGGTCGAGCGGAATTCGTCCATGGTCCGGCTCACCGGAAAACATCCCTTTAACGCGGAGGCGCCGCTGCCGAGGCTCATGCACCACGGCTTCATCACCCCGGTTCCCCTCCACTACGTAAGGAACCACGGGCCGGTCCCGAAAGCAAGTTGGCGTGAGTGGACCATCGAAGTCTCCGGTCTTGTGAAACGCCCCACTATTTTCACAATGGATCAATTGGTGAAAGAGTTTCCGAGCAAAGAGTTCCCCGTCACCCTCGTTTGCGCCGGAAACCGCCGCAAAGAGCAAAATATGGTGAAAAAAACAATAGGATTCAACTGGGGTGCCGCCGGTATCTCCACCTCGGTGTGGCGGGGAGTGCCTCTATGCTCCGTATTAAAGCGGTGCGGGATTTTCAGCAAGAAAAAGGGCGCCCTGAACGTATGCTTTGAGGGGGCGGAAGATCTGCCAGGCGGAGGTGGCTCCAAGTACGGAACGAGTTTGAAGAAACAAATGGCGATAGATCCTTCGAGGGACATCTTATTAGCGTACATGCAAAACGGCGAGAGGTTGAGCCCGGATCACGGGTTTCCCGTTCGGGTCATAATTCCAGGGTTTATTGGTGGGAGAATGGTGAAATGGTTAAAGCGTATAATTGTGACTACAAAGGAGTCGGAGAGCTATTACCATTACAGAGATAATAGGGTTCTTCCTTCGCATGTTGACGCTGAACTTGCAAATGCTGAAG CATGGTGGTACAAACCTGAATATATAATCAACGAACTCAACATCAACTCTGTAATTACGACGCCATGTCATGAAGAAATATTGCCCATTAACTCCTGGACTACTCAGAGACCCTACACTTTGAGGGGTTACGCATATTCAG GGGGTGGGAAGAAAGTGACGAGGGTAGAGGTGACGATGGATGGAGGTGAAACTTGGCATGTAAGCAGCCTCGACCACCCGGAAAAGCCTAACAAGTACGGCAAATACTGGTGCTGGTGTTTTTGGTCACTTGAGGTCGAGGTTTTGGACATCCTCGGCGCCAAGGAAATCGCTGTTCGGGCATGGGACGAAACCCTCAACACACAACCGGAAAAGCTCATTTGGAATCTCATG GGTATGATGAATAATTGCTGGTTTAGAGTAAAAACAAATGTCTGCAAACCACACAAAGGAGAAATCGGTATCGTCTTCGAGCACCCAACTCAACCGGGAAACCAATCTGGAGGCTGGATGGCTAAGGAGAGCCACCTCGAGAAATCCTCAAACGACGCCCAAACCCTGAAGAAAAGCACCTCAACTCCATTCATGAACACCAACTCTAAAATGTTCTCCGAATCGGAGGTTAAGAAGAACAATTCCGCGGACTCCGCATGGATCATCGTACATGGCCAAGTCTACGACTGCACCCGCTTCCTTAAAGAACACCCCGGAGGCACAGACAGCATCCTCATCAATGCCGGCACAGACTGCACGGAAGAATTTGACGCAATTCACTCTGATAAAGCCAAGAAAATGCTCGAAGAATACAGAATCGGAGAGCTGATGACGACTGGCTATGCATCGGCAGATTCTTCCCCTAACAACTCAGTTCACGGCCCGCCTGGCGATCTCAACTTAAAGTCGATTAAAGAATCGATGCGAAGCGTGGCTCTTGTTCCTCGGCAGAAAACTCCTTGCAAACTCGTTGCAAAAACTATACTATCGCATGACGTGAGGCTTTTCCGATTTGCATTTCCCAATGAGGATCAAGTACTGGGATTACCAGTGGGGAAACACATATTCATCTGTGCCACCATTGATGAAAAGTTGTGCATGCGAGCCTATACTCCATCAAGCAGCGTAGATACCATTGGATACTTCGAATTAGTGGTCAAGATTTACTTCAAAGGGGTGAACCCGAAATTCCCCAACGGCGGGCTGATGACTCAGTATTTGGATTCCATGGAACTGGGCTCGTTTATAGATGTGAAAGGTCCATTGGGACACATCGAGTACACAGGAAAAGGTAACTTCCTGGTTCACGGCAAACAAAAGTTCGCCAAAAAACTGGCCATGATCGCCGGCGGATCCGGAATCACCCCGATTTATCAG GTAATGCAGGCGATTTTGAAGGATGGAGACGACAAAACAGAGATGTACGTGGTGTACGCGAATCGCACGGAGGATGATATACTGCTGAGAGCTGAGCTTGACGAGTGGGCGGAGAAACATCCCGAAAGGGTCAAATTGTGGTACGTGTTGTCAAAACCTGAGAAGGAAGGGTGGCGATATAGCAGAGGGCATGTTACTGAAGATATTTTAAGAGAGCATATTCCGGAGGCGTCGGAATATTCGTTGGCTTTGGCATGTGGCCCGCCGGCGATGCTGCAGTTCGCCGTGAGCCCGAATCTGGAGAAGATGGGATACCCTAAGGATTCTTTATTGGTCTTTTGA